GTGGTTATCATTTGCtgccaaaaagaaagaaaacaaaaacagacatatacAACATCTTTTTATGGCCCTAAATCCTTATAATTATCATTTGAGTCCACCAAAAACACAGTAATTGTGTTCTGGCTGATTTATGATAGGAACGGTGGGTGTTCTCTGTAATTCACACAGTGAATAAAGTAACTTGGGCTTTTGGCCAATTACTGTTTATCATGAAAATCTCTTTGTATTCTGAAAACTACAACACCAGTTTAGTAACCAGAATGAgtgtaaataaaattataagCACATCATGTTATGTTTTACATAACAAAACCATAACATAACACCAATTTAATTTAAACGTACACAGCATCAGATGAACTACACACAGGTACCTCTGTGCAATCACAGGCTAACGTCaatctgattttcttttatcCAATTTTGGGCAAGATGAGAATTCAAATTAGCACATCGTATTTGTTTCTTGGTTAATTGGAGGCAGTCAGAGAGAGCTGGTTGCGTTTTCAGGTAACTCCTTACGTATTTGTCCACAATTATAAATGTTGACTACAGTCAGAGTCTGAGTACAGTTTACAGTATAAGAACCTTTACCTCTAGTTCACAAGGTGTCCTGACTTTGTTGTCCTCTGAGCCCTGATCTGTGATGGTAGATTGTATACGGCTGATCTCTTCCGTCAAACGGGCCTTTAAGTCctgcaaaagaaaatattttatctctagcattttgaattttgaacaCTGGTTGGCATACATTTGCAGACAATGGTTTAGTAGTCTTACATGGGGACTCCACACTTCCTTTTTTACTGCATCACcacaaaacagcagcatgtCAGCAACCTTTACTGTGCTTGCATAgtgcaaaataacaaatactgTGTGAGACCTCTCACCTGTCCCTGATTATACGCAGTGTTCAAGGGATGGACAGAATAATGGTTCAGACTAAATCTGGAAccaggctttttaaaaatgatctaaattaaaacatttacaattacaGTCAGTAAAAATATCATGCAATATAAAGAATTACACCTGCCAGCGCAACATAGAGGAGAAATATCTTCCATTTAGACTTATTTAAGACTTTAAAGATAAAAGACTGCTGTATCACTTTTCCCGTTCTTATGTGTACATTTTTCTAATCTGCTGATAACTCACCTGGTTCTCTTTCCTCAGCTGCTCCATATCTCTCTCCTTGCGGCtgatctccctctctctctcagcgtTGTTCTGCTCAGCTCGGTTCAGTTCCAGACACTTCTGAGAGTAGCGCTCAGACAGTCCAGCCAGCTCTCTCTGTAAGGCTTGACTTTCTGCCCTGCggaaatgtaatgaaaacacataaaactgtGTTCATGTTGGCTCCTCAGTGAGCTTAACTGAAGACATAACAACTGCAATGCTGCAGCTTCACATCTGCTTGATGACAGACTGTGTGTCACATCATCTGCTTTCATTTTACTACAAGAGCAGCAAAAATGACATATTGACAAGAAACAACTATAAAATTCAACATGTATTTAACATACAAAATAATCAAGCTCAGAATTAGAGAAGTACTTTATGTCACAGCAGTGCTCTGGTGAGACCAGCTCTTCTTGTTTGTACATCATGTACAAACAACcaaagctaacatgctagctTCTTTATTCTGCTCTGCACTTACTGAATACTTCTAAAGCATTTAAAGTGTAATATTACATAATACATATTATATTTAAGTATGTATCGTATTTAATAATGGCAACAAGCTATAAAAAAGTATATGgatgtttttccattttcatgaGGCAAGTATTTCCTACTGTGGTTTTAAACCGTTTCACTGCTCATGACCAATAACCACAAAAATAAGGAATAGAATGCAAAGAGCGAAAATCGCAGAGTAGGCAACACAGATAAGCCCTAAAATGCAGGTTCCAGTCGCAGCCACTGAGACAGCGTTGTGTCAAAGGCCTTGTGAAGCTTACAAAGGAAAACTAATCCATGACCAAATTCTTCTACATTCCTTAAGTGCCTGACAGGACCCAGTGGCCACTGTGGTAATGGCCTTGCTTAGACAAGGAACCCTGGTTTGCCTGAAGTCTGCAAATTCCAGCctttatttcacagaaaatcTGCTTGTGGCCAACTAGCTCCTACTTAAAAGCACAAGAGAGCTATTCACATAAATTACAAATATTGGCCTGCACTGACTGAGACTGAGCTATGCTACAACCAATCATTTATTTCCAGGGCAATATATTGTGTAAGTGCTAACAACAATAGGCTGGGAGGACAGGAGTTCTTGTACAAAGTGGAAGAACTCCAGcatgtatttttgtaatttagCATGCATGCAACTATGTAGCTTTAGATTATCACTCAAACAAGTCAAAACACATGGTTGTTTCTTCTAAACTGATAGTGATGTTAGGGACTCTGTGTCATGCTAACAGACATTGATTGTGTTGCTACTCAGTTTCATGTGCCCACAAGTATCTGGGTGGCCGGTGTATGTTCTCTATAATACAGCAAAAAATGATTTGAAGTTACTTACTGTTGTTGGGCTCGCAAAGAATGTGAGTCTAGTGCTCCGCTGCTTAGCCTCTTGACTTTCTCAACCTCTCTCTCCagttcctctttgtgtttcttcttcaaagCCTCCATTACTGAAAAACAAGCATGACACAACTTCGACATGATCTTCTGGTAACTGATAACGGCACATAAAAGATTTTTGCCTGATCGGAGAAGCTCAGGGTGGTAAAAGAAATCAAGATCAACTGAGAACAGCTCTGAAGAAAACAGTTCAATGTGAACACCAGAAATGTGTTAacctacattaaaaaaagacaggatTTATATAGAATGCTAAGATATGACGGTCAATTTAAAATAAGTGTGTATTATGTATATTCTAAGATTAAATGCCAAATTATATGATTCACATGCATTCAACACCTTAACATGAAAGTGGAATGATGACACTAGAGGAGAGTATAAAGGTCCTGCTGGTAATGCTTTCTATATGATTTTGCTCAGTGTAGtttaacaagaaaaataacCAGAGGACAATCATAAGAATCCGTACCTATAATACTCTAATACTACAATAAAACCTTTAGTTCACAGTGAACTCTATTTGACCTTTGCCCCCAACCCGGATCTGACAAATTATCCTTATCATGTTACCCTCTCAATGACTACCCATTTAATAGCGCAGTAAAAGTTATATTTAGCACTCTTAACACCTTCTCATATTTTATTAGTAAAATTATCTTCTCAGTTGAGTAATTACACAATCATTTTGGTCTTGAGACCTTCTTCCCTGTCTGGTCTGCTGACCTCGTGCTGTGTCCTGGGTCTCCTCCAGCAACAGCctgttcttctccttctccagctccttGATCTGACGGTCGTGCTGcttctgcagctcctcaagCGCTTGTCGATGAGCACGTTCCATGGCTGCCAGGCTGCGGCCGCAGGGGGCCTCAGGGCCACAGCCGCCCCgcaacccccctcctcctctccctcccactcctcctcttcccacCTGTTGTAGTTGCTCCAGCTGTTGCCTCAGTGACGCCACCtgagaaaagacaaagatggAGGTAAAGCCCACTGAGAGACAGAAGTCGaacaatttaacatttatatgtGATGAGCATGTTAACATGAGATGGTACAAAAGCTGGTGTTGGCAGTGAAAGACGAGCAGTGATAGAAATATACGTTTTTTTTGGGTAGCTAACAGTGAGGTACGACTCTATGCTTTATCACCAGTAGGAATAATTCATTCAAACTCACTGACTTGTACACAGAATAAACTAAATGAATACTTCAGTCAAATCAATGAATCGGTTGCAGTGTCCCACTGTCAACACAAGATCTACACATGATCACAGACAGAACCACTACGCACCAGCATCAGCCATCGTTCTGTTATGGATAGCTGGGTGATGCTAACACCCACTGCACTACCACCTTGGACCTTGTGCACCGTTTGAATTTTACAGCTGTTGGTaggttcaaagttcaaattaaTTGAACTTTAACCCCACTTACTTCTGACCTTTCAAAGCCTGTCTAAATAGATTCTACCTATAGATGAAGCTTACACATCAAGAAAGCATCTGAGTTTCCTTACactgtaataatattaattagtaaaaaaagaagcacaaaGGCTTCTCTTTAACATGAATTTAGCAGTTGTctttatatatatcatataaacTGTCTGGCCCTTTGGTGCAGCTCAGCCTGTGTATCATATCTAGACAGCCTTATTGTCAGAGACAGCAAACATAGGTGCAAACCAAAACAAGCAGATCACTGCACACAGAGATTCAGGTAGGAGTTTCAACAGTATTTCCCATATCGTTATCTGTATTCTTCCCAGGCTActgatccattttttttttttatttgcatattttagaTGGAAAACACTGCTGAAAAGCAGAGGCAAGTCAGAAGAACAGTGACTCAAGTGTTAAAAGGCAGAAACAAGAAATGTTTACTTCATCCGGGCAGATGAAGGgttaatttgcattttatttaatttgcaaATTGGAAAATCATCTCCATGCACTACCTCCCTCTGCAGCGCCTCATTGGCTGACTGGCTGGAAGACCGTATCCCCACTGCTGGTAAGGAACTCATCTCCTTTAACGGCATGCGTTCAAACTCAGCCCactttttctctatttcatCCTCCATGCGTGGCCTTTGGTTCATTCCTACGCCAGTGCCCTTCCTGGACAGCACAGCCTCCCACTGGCTGCTTGTGGTGTCTCTGGTCCTCTCCTCCTGCCACTGGCTTTGCTCCCTCCCCTGCCCCTCTCCTGCTTCTCTCTGACTGGCTGGCAGAGGGCTGGAAGAGGCAGGAACGGGGGACAGCTCAACATAGTCAAACGTACGATGAGAGGGAGGGGCGGAGGTCGGTGCTTCTGACTGAACATCAGCATGACGAGATGATGGGCGACGTGAAGACAGTAGAAAGCGAGTGTGGGAGTTTTCTttgtcactgctgctgtcaggcaATCTAGAGAAAatttgagacaaaaaaaagctcagtgcaatcaaaaagaaagaaagaaaagaaacatccGACTCTAATCAAATAAAGAGGTGATTAATGAATCAATCACAAATTCATCAAGGATGATAAAATAAGTAAATCAACAGCATACAAAGGCTCACAGCACAGCTGGTGGTGAGTCATTATGAAAAAAGTAATCAATGAAACTCTACAACAGGCAAAATATACAGCGACTGATACTCTTCAGGGGCAAAGTTGGCTGGTGAACGTGACTAACAGCCTCTTATCTGACTGCTTTTAACCAAGGCCGAACTGCAGCAAGACCTGAAATGTGCAAATCGAGAACGCTGAGGCAACCAATCTTAAAACAATACGCAGCAAGCACCTCAAAACATGTGGACTAAAGCACGTGACCTCCCTAGGTGTTGCTCTTCAGGGCAAGAAGTTGCAAGTTACAGTTATTGCTATATCGATTCATTAGTTTATTTTTGAATCAATCAACTCTtgcattattacattttttttaacatatctttattattaattatgcaATCATTACGTCTTATTCATATATACACAGATTTTACAGCACCAGATCCCTCTGAAAACGTCCCTCCTGTAACACAGTCCCTCCAAAACTGTACATGTAGCACAGTACAGCTTAGTTCACAAGCATGGTGGGatatcataaataaaaatacagacaacaAAGCCTCCCTTCAGCATTCAGCTATCATTTCTTGGTCTAGGAAGTACCTTCCAGAATATATTGGATAATCTACGTCCAACGTAATCAAGGAATGGACTGGAATGGAGATATTCATGGGTAAAAGGTTGAATATTGACTTAGGCCATTCTAAGACTGTTGTGGCTTATTTGAAATCCATTTTAGTAATATGCTTTTACCTGCATTCAGCAATTTTTTTCTGTAAGTTCCCTTGATTTGTAGGTGTGGCATTCCTAACAGAAGGCATACTGGATCCAAATCCAATTCTTTAATCGAAAACCAAATTTAGCTTTGAAACTACTTTCACTCAGAAATCCTGAATATGTACACAAGTCCATAAGTCCACTACCAACCTCCTTAATACACTTAATACACAGAGTCCACCTCTTTGGGTCCATCTTAAACCTGAGTTGAGGCGATATCTGAAGGCGATGCAGCAACCTGAACTGTAGTTCCTTTGCTCTATTACATATGTCTATGATATTAGTATACTCCCATGTACCTGAACCAAGGTCTTGAGCCCATGTTTGCATCGTTAGCTTTACTGGACTTGTAAAGGGCCTCATAGCAGTGTCCTACTATAAACTTATTGCTATGTATTTTATAAAGTAATTGCTCAGTTGagtataaaaaaaactctttttgAACAATGTTTGAGCAACGTTTTATAGGTGCACCATGACTCtaaatcatttttttggttaaaaactgcatttgaacTTCAGTATTTTGTTCATGTGGGACAACCTTCTTGTCACAACCGGTTTCACACGAACTGGCACTCCTCTATTTCCATGATTACACAAAACACTGCGGTACACTATACACAACACTAATGAAAACCATTAAGGTAAGCTGTGAAGCTGGGCTACTACACTTAGCTAAATTTTACTTTGCCTACTTTAGATTAGAATCACAATGTAGGAAAATGTAGATATCAAGATCAAACTCAGTATCTGCAGATAATCAATATTGAAAGTTGCAATCAGGCAATCCTGATAAAGTGAGtgataaaacaacagtcagaggaGCCAACTGACAGAAACggaaaaaaacaggtaaatacTTGACTTCATTAAGGTGTTTTAACGTTAATTTAATTTGCAATTATcagttgtaaaaatgtaatttgttcaGTTCGTGTCAATAAACCAGCACTACTGCTTACTTTAACTGTGATCATAAGAAGTCAAGACTGACTGACCTGCAAATCAACTTtctcaaaaatgacaaatttcatATATTAGCCTGTGTAAAACATATTCAACTTGTAATCTAGACATTTTAGGTGACAAATGCTTTTTTACCTCCGATTAACTATTTGCTTATATTCATTAAAGATcttatatttaacatttctgatGACACTTACTGTGTGAGGTCTGGTGAGCTGCTGGGCCGGACACACTTCTTTAAAACCTCTATCCAGTTCCGCCTGATCCCAGCTGTCATGGCAGACAGTGTGAACAGAGCCTCCCGTGTCTGGAGAACAAAAGAGAAAGCAGGTTAAGGAGACACAAAGATGTGACAGAATTGGGATGAGATGAAGATgataaagaaaaatagaaagaagaagtatatatagagagagaagTGGAGGAGAAActgacaaagagagaaagagatgtgaGTCATGATAACGGAGGAACAAGAAAATTGAGAGCGGGTGTGGGATGCTGATAAGGAGGGAAGGGATGAATATACACAAGAACATCAGTTACATACACAGTTTATGACAGAGTTTGATACTCACCTGTATTTGAAACCCATAGTTCTTCCCCACATCAAACTCAGACACCTTCACGCAGGATTTGAGGTCGATCTCACCGTCCAAGTCATCTTTCTGTACAGAAAAGAGAACAACACTTTCAAACTGTGTGTATTTCTCTTCCCCTTTTCTATTGTCATAAATGATACAATATGTCTGTTTATGCTTGAAATGCTCAGATgtctaattaaaaaaatacctcCTCTGCACTCGAGTCTCTGTAGTACTTCAGCCCAGCATCAGTCAAAACAAACCAGTGTTTCTTCCACTAAAGAAACACAGATGTCGGTTAATCCAAGACTAAACAGAGATCAACAACTCTGAAGtcaatttgtgaaaaatgtcacaacatTACAATGATAATATCTAAGACTCTATGACCAAATAGAGAATTATTGACACTTGAGGCCCCATGTTAAACTGCAGACCTACAGTGATGGGTGATGTGTGAAGTGAGAGGCGCATTCACTCGAGCATATCATTCAAAGAGAGGAGACACCTGTTGTGCCTTAAGCCACCACATTATTACTGTGATAACAAGGATAATCTGCCGCTATCGCCTTACACACAACCTTTCTCATTAGGAATGggggggaaggagggaagagggggtagtgaagaaggagggagaggaggatgtGACTTGCTTTACTGTACTTTACCTCTCCGAATTCGTCCAGTTTCGACATCCATCCCTTCTTGAAGTTGAGGAGGTCGGGCTGCGAGGCAGAGAGTATACAGAGTCACGTTCACTGACCTTCATCTGAATGCTTGACACAACTGTTACAAATACAGAAGTTGAGGGAAGGaactctgtgtctttttttgttgttgttgttcagccCTTTATCACATACAAGTCTCAAAGGATTtaacagaggagaagaaaaacagagaaagatattacaaaccaaaaaacaacagaaacaaagcaCACTATAAGGGTGGGGCAATACT
The genomic region above belongs to Thunnus albacares chromosome 17, fThuAlb1.1, whole genome shotgun sequence and contains:
- the triobpb gene encoding TRIO and F-actin binding protein b yields the protein MTPDLLNFKKGWMSKLDEFGEWKKHWFVLTDAGLKYYRDSSAEEKDDLDGEIDLKSCVKVSEFDVGKNYGFQIQTREALFTLSAMTAGIRRNWIEVLKKCVRPSSSPDLTQLPDSSSDKENSHTRFLLSSRRPSSRHADVQSEAPTSAPPSHRTFDYVELSPVPASSSPLPASQREAGEGQGREQSQWQEERTRDTTSSQWEAVLSRKGTGVGMNQRPRMEDEIEKKWAEFERMPLKEMSSLPAVGIRSSSQSANEALQREVASLRQQLEQLQQVGRGGVGGRGGGGLRGGCGPEAPCGRSLAAMERAHRQALEELQKQHDRQIKELEKEKNRLLLEETQDTARVMEALKKKHKEELEREVEKVKRLSSGALDSHSLRAQQQAESQALQRELAGLSERYSQKCLELNRAEQNNAEREREISRKERDMEQLRKENQDLKARLTEEISRIQSTITDQGSEDNKVRTPCELEVLLRVKENEIEYLHKEISCLRNELQFLNTEKRLACERYTEVHEELSGMKGRSEREIQSLKEHLRLAMAALQEGQKLGNSLDH